Proteins from a single region of Chloroherpeton thalassium ATCC 35110:
- a CDS encoding tetratricopeptide repeat-containing diguanylate cyclase, translating to MKISTTQSKIDNIKKRLDSNIDEKERVDLLVSLAETIHITNTQYALDLGKRACDQAKELCYKKGQAKGLCIIGKCLWRLSNNEEALTHLLESLWTFEEIGERTGEAKALMAMGVVLKSLSDFEQAIGYFFQSLRILEEVNDKVSQAEVMNNIGNVFKNLNNYYEALPYYQQSLAILESANEKHGMALALNNIGYVHYALGKYDEALPYFQQSIKYAKEIGDAIAESEALNNMGMVYEKIVDDQTALDIYFKSLLKSQEIGDRYGEARVLLSIGMQYAKNKDIESAEQYLQESTLIAEAVKARSIMCQAYRALANVYEQKKDFERALGYYKAFDSIKEELLSKDITGKINALKQNFELHTVQKELELFRTKNEELIGAFRDLQSLNISLQAELDLKTRVVNELRSKNDAKDAEPRKDFLTNLYTLRAVSPKLKHLFDSAKRQGKELSIAVIEIDLFKQINSRYPSQIMSEVLKKVAQILKEHIRTEDILVRYLGSSFVLLMPDLPAVRAFIICEKMRQAVESFRWGMLASGLKITVSFGLADDLKVPSYEKLIRLAEMKLQQTERSGGNQVRS from the coding sequence ATGAAAATCTCAACTACACAGTCAAAGATCGATAATATTAAGAAACGGCTGGATTCCAACATCGATGAAAAAGAGCGCGTAGACTTGCTGGTTTCTCTTGCCGAAACGATTCACATCACCAACACGCAATATGCACTTGACTTAGGAAAACGCGCCTGCGATCAGGCCAAAGAATTGTGCTACAAAAAAGGTCAAGCCAAAGGCTTGTGCATTATTGGCAAATGCCTCTGGCGGCTTTCGAACAATGAAGAAGCCCTCACCCACTTACTCGAATCCCTTTGGACATTTGAAGAAATCGGCGAACGCACCGGCGAGGCCAAAGCCCTTATGGCAATGGGCGTTGTTCTAAAAAGCCTGAGCGATTTCGAACAGGCCATCGGCTATTTTTTCCAAAGTCTTCGAATTTTGGAGGAAGTCAACGATAAAGTTAGCCAAGCCGAAGTGATGAACAACATCGGCAACGTGTTTAAAAATCTGAACAATTACTACGAAGCGCTGCCCTATTACCAACAAAGTTTAGCTATTCTCGAGTCCGCAAATGAAAAACATGGGATGGCACTTGCTCTTAACAACATCGGCTACGTGCACTACGCGTTAGGCAAATATGATGAAGCGTTGCCCTATTTTCAGCAAAGTATTAAGTATGCAAAAGAAATCGGCGATGCCATTGCAGAGTCTGAAGCGCTGAACAACATGGGCATGGTTTATGAAAAAATTGTTGACGACCAAACGGCGCTGGATATTTATTTCAAAAGCCTTTTGAAATCGCAGGAAATCGGCGATCGCTATGGAGAAGCGCGCGTGCTGCTTTCCATTGGGATGCAGTACGCCAAAAATAAAGACATTGAAAGCGCAGAGCAGTATTTGCAAGAATCGACCTTGATTGCGGAGGCCGTTAAAGCAAGAAGCATTATGTGCCAAGCGTATCGCGCCCTTGCCAATGTTTATGAGCAGAAAAAAGATTTTGAGCGAGCGTTAGGCTACTATAAGGCGTTCGATAGCATCAAAGAAGAGCTTTTAAGTAAAGACATCACGGGAAAAATCAACGCACTTAAGCAGAATTTTGAGCTTCACACCGTTCAAAAAGAACTCGAGCTATTCCGCACCAAAAATGAAGAGTTGATAGGCGCTTTTCGCGACTTGCAATCGCTCAATATTTCACTTCAAGCCGAGCTTGATTTAAAGACACGCGTTGTGAATGAACTTCGTTCTAAAAATGACGCAAAAGATGCTGAACCACGAAAAGACTTTTTAACAAACCTTTACACCCTGCGCGCCGTTTCTCCAAAGTTGAAACATTTGTTTGATTCTGCCAAGCGGCAAGGAAAAGAGCTAAGTATAGCAGTTATTGAAATTGACTTGTTTAAACAAATCAACAGCCGCTATCCAAGCCAAATCATGAGTGAAGTTTTAAAAAAAGTGGCCCAAATTCTAAAGGAGCATATCCGAACAGAAGACATTTTGGTACGCTATCTTGGCAGTTCTTTTGTGCTACTGATGCCCGATTTGCCAGCTGTTCGTGCTTTTATTATTTGTGAAAAAATGCGCCAGGCCGTTGAGTCGTTTCGCTGGGGCATGCTGGCTTCTGGACTAAAAATAACCGTGAGTTTCGGCTTAGCCGACGATCTAAAAGTGCCGAGCTATGAAAAGCTCATTCGCTTAGCCGAAATGAAGCTTCAACAAACCGAGCGCTCAGGCGGCAACCAAGTCAGGAGCTAA
- a CDS encoding DEDD exonuclease domain-containing protein has translation MVADLSNRGKGKDELPAKITDATFAVVDLETTGGLKPENRIIEICAIKCRNGQEVGMLESLVNPEQQISYFISQYTGITNSMVDNAPVIQSLLTKVSEFFQETIFVAHNVPFDMGFINMELERNGYAKLTNRWLCTFRLARRLLPTQQKKNLGDLAKYFGIIVENRHRARGDCEATIKLLAELIILAQEQHGVETAEELLSLQFKAIRNFKREPRHFSKIRNTVLNKFPTKSGVYLMKSAKDEVLYIGKSKNLKSRVSSYFNQNIDRSEKVVELTHHVRKIDYTLTGSELEALLLESKLIKQYKPRFNTLLKRYRSYPFLTFSEHEFPKLEIALDVEDGDKEYFGPFPSLELLQHVVEILERYFKVRKCSDHDFSRARFCIYFDLDRCFAPCKHPKHYKEAYIKELDQIRAFLSGKNPEIINVMIREMKALASENLFEEAADLKQKIHSLQKVFFRQSDIVNSVNENNVIAILPSENFSDCCKEYVLLFVRFGRLIDQKKVFEDETESLVPVIASVYHNGHSSPTPCRKEEIDEMQILSNWIYQNKDSLHCFYVKDALTTEQIHETLQKRLKSLSETR, from the coding sequence ATGGTTGCTGACCTATCAAATCGTGGTAAGGGAAAAGATGAACTTCCCGCAAAGATAACGGACGCTACTTTTGCGGTTGTTGATTTGGAAACAACTGGTGGCTTAAAACCGGAAAATCGAATTATTGAGATTTGCGCGATCAAGTGCCGTAATGGCCAAGAGGTTGGCATGTTGGAATCGCTGGTTAATCCAGAGCAACAAATCTCGTATTTCATTTCGCAATATACCGGCATTACGAACAGCATGGTCGACAATGCGCCGGTGATTCAAAGCCTCTTGACGAAAGTCTCTGAATTTTTTCAGGAAACCATTTTTGTTGCGCACAATGTCCCGTTTGATATGGGATTTATCAACATGGAGCTCGAGCGCAACGGCTATGCGAAACTGACGAACCGCTGGCTTTGCACATTTCGTTTGGCGCGGCGACTGCTGCCAACGCAGCAAAAGAAAAATCTTGGCGACCTGGCCAAATATTTCGGCATCATAGTTGAAAATCGACACCGAGCTCGCGGCGATTGCGAAGCCACCATCAAGTTGCTCGCCGAATTGATCATTCTTGCTCAAGAGCAACACGGTGTTGAAACCGCCGAGGAGTTGCTTTCCCTACAATTCAAAGCGATCCGCAATTTTAAGCGCGAACCCCGACACTTTTCCAAAATTCGCAATACCGTTCTAAACAAATTCCCGACAAAGTCTGGCGTGTATTTGATGAAATCAGCCAAAGACGAAGTGCTTTACATCGGCAAATCGAAAAATTTGAAATCGCGCGTGTCGTCGTATTTCAATCAAAATATCGATCGTTCGGAAAAGGTTGTGGAGCTCACCCATCATGTTCGCAAAATTGATTACACGCTGACAGGCTCGGAGCTTGAAGCGCTGCTTTTGGAATCAAAATTGATTAAGCAATACAAACCGCGCTTCAACACGCTGCTAAAACGCTATCGTTCATATCCTTTTTTGACTTTTTCGGAGCATGAATTTCCAAAGTTAGAAATTGCGCTGGATGTTGAGGATGGCGATAAAGAATATTTTGGCCCTTTTCCATCGTTAGAATTGCTTCAGCATGTTGTAGAAATTTTGGAGCGCTATTTCAAAGTTCGCAAATGCTCCGATCACGATTTTTCGCGGGCGCGTTTTTGCATATACTTCGATCTGGATCGCTGCTTTGCGCCGTGCAAACATCCCAAGCATTATAAAGAGGCCTACATCAAAGAGTTGGATCAGATTCGAGCGTTTCTTTCCGGCAAAAATCCTGAAATTATCAATGTGATGATTCGGGAAATGAAAGCGCTGGCCAGCGAAAACCTGTTCGAAGAAGCCGCCGACTTGAAACAAAAAATTCATAGTTTGCAGAAAGTTTTCTTTCGCCAGTCCGATATCGTGAATTCGGTTAATGAAAACAATGTGATTGCAATTTTGCCTTCCGAAAATTTTTCCGACTGCTGCAAAGAATATGTGCTGCTCTTTGTTCGGTTTGGAAGATTAATCGATCAGAAAAAAGTTTTTGAGGACGAAACGGAAAGCCTGGTGCCGGTTATTGCGTCGGTTTATCACAATGGCCACAGCTCGCCAACGCCATGCCGAAAGGAGGAAATTGACGAGATGCAAATTCTATCCAATTGGATTTATCAGAATAAAGACTCGCTTCATTGCTTTTACGTGAAAGACGCTTTGACAACCGAACAAATTCACGAAACGCTGCAAAAACGCCTGAAAAGTCTTTCGGAAACACGTTGA
- a CDS encoding WG repeat-containing protein, whose translation MKVLRWLIFGIFLMYMGACSQNNPPKSDVPVEKRNLFVANVDELYGFIDEQGNMLIPPKFDIAYRFKNGFAPVRVGDKWGFIDKSGAYLIEPTYSQVTPFRYGFARVQVDDKWGYVDSTGKLVFQPIYDVANQFSEGLAVVCLDGKFGAINRNGTLVIQPKFEKAYHFLQGMAVVRLDGNWGYIDSTGKMVVPAKFEKAENFSQGRAMVQLGDKWGFIDKSGAFIAEPQYDDAWIFLDGLARVKKDGKWGYIDSTGNMAIQPQFEQALNFTNGTARIAENGKWGYIDKSGKVIIQPQFENAMPFSEGLAQVMVDGKWGYIDSTGSMIIQPQFDKASNFEEGVALVITDGVSGYIQKSGNYIWHGK comes from the coding sequence ATGAAAGTTCTTCGCTGGTTGATTTTTGGCATTTTCCTTATGTATATGGGCGCTTGCTCCCAAAACAATCCTCCAAAATCAGATGTCCCTGTTGAAAAACGAAACTTGTTTGTCGCAAATGTAGATGAACTTTACGGTTTTATAGACGAGCAGGGCAACATGCTTATTCCGCCAAAGTTTGACATTGCCTATCGATTCAAAAATGGGTTTGCGCCCGTTAGAGTGGGCGACAAATGGGGATTTATTGACAAGTCAGGCGCGTACTTGATAGAACCGACTTACTCACAAGTAACGCCCTTTCGCTATGGATTTGCCCGCGTTCAAGTGGATGATAAATGGGGTTATGTGGATTCGACAGGCAAGCTGGTATTTCAGCCAATTTATGATGTTGCCAATCAGTTTTCCGAAGGACTTGCGGTGGTTTGCCTCGATGGAAAATTCGGCGCGATTAACCGCAATGGAACGCTTGTTATTCAACCAAAATTTGAAAAAGCCTATCATTTTTTGCAAGGCATGGCCGTGGTTAGGCTTGATGGCAACTGGGGCTACATTGATTCCACAGGAAAAATGGTTGTGCCGGCTAAGTTTGAAAAAGCTGAAAATTTCAGTCAAGGCCGCGCAATGGTGCAATTGGGTGATAAATGGGGATTTATTGATAAGTCGGGAGCATTTATTGCCGAGCCTCAGTACGACGACGCCTGGATTTTTCTTGATGGGCTCGCCCGCGTGAAAAAAGATGGCAAATGGGGCTATATCGACTCCACCGGAAACATGGCTATTCAGCCGCAGTTTGAACAAGCCTTGAACTTTACGAACGGGACGGCTCGAATCGCAGAAAATGGCAAATGGGGCTACATTGATAAATCTGGCAAAGTGATCATCCAACCGCAGTTTGAGAACGCCATGCCATTTAGCGAAGGACTTGCACAAGTGATGGTTGATGGCAAATGGGGCTACATTGATTCCACAGGAAGCATGATCATTCAGCCGCAATTTGATAAAGCATCAAATTTTGAGGAAGGCGTGGCGCTCGTCATCACCGATGGCGTCTCCGGCTACATTCAAAAATCCGGCAACTATATTTGGCACGGGAAATGA
- a CDS encoding NAD(P)H-dependent glycerol-3-phosphate dehydrogenase, producing the protein MAQAVGEPRLPCYSPKKAFRLLLWAYGASFAEKLQRERENTVYLKGIPFPENIQITNSEALAAESADMLVVATPAQAVRETLHRIHQTALSGKTLVNLSKGIEVKTGLRISQVIRQVHPEVQDEQIAILYGPSHAEEVCTEHPTTVVAASTCLETAKLVQDTFITPMFRVYVNDDVIGVEIGGSVKNIMAIAAGISDGLGFGDNAKAAIITRGIAEISRLGARLGANPLTFAGLAGIGDLVVTCSSRHSRNRYVGEMIGKGKSLDEIIQSMEMIAEGVETTRAVAALSKELNVDMPITQSVYEMLFEGKPVKQAVYELMTRDPKFELS; encoded by the coding sequence TTGGCGCAGGCAGTTGGGGAACCACGCTTGCCGTGCTACTCGCCAAAAAAGGCTTTCCGATTACTACTTTGGGCTTATGGCGCTTCGTTCGCAGAAAAACTCCAACGCGAACGCGAAAACACCGTTTATTTAAAAGGCATCCCTTTTCCTGAAAATATCCAGATAACCAATAGTGAGGCGCTCGCTGCGGAAAGCGCGGACATGCTTGTGGTTGCCACACCGGCACAAGCCGTTAGGGAAACGCTACACCGAATTCATCAAACAGCGTTGTCTGGCAAAACACTCGTCAATCTCTCCAAAGGCATCGAAGTAAAAACCGGCTTACGAATTTCACAGGTCATTCGTCAGGTTCATCCAGAAGTTCAGGATGAGCAAATTGCGATTCTCTATGGGCCGAGTCACGCCGAAGAAGTTTGCACGGAGCATCCTACCACGGTTGTAGCCGCGTCGACGTGCCTGGAAACAGCAAAGCTTGTTCAAGATACTTTTATAACACCCATGTTTCGAGTCTATGTAAACGACGATGTCATTGGCGTGGAAATCGGCGGTTCGGTCAAAAATATCATGGCCATTGCTGCTGGAATTAGCGACGGATTGGGTTTTGGCGACAATGCCAAAGCAGCCATTATCACGCGCGGCATAGCTGAAATTTCTCGTTTGGGTGCTCGCCTTGGTGCCAATCCGCTCACTTTTGCCGGACTTGCCGGCATTGGCGATTTGGTGGTTACCTGCTCCAGTCGCCATAGCCGAAACCGCTATGTTGGCGAAATGATTGGCAAAGGCAAAAGCTTGGACGAAATTATTCAAAGCATGGAGATGATCGCCGAAGGCGTTGAAACTACCCGCGCAGTGGCCGCGCTATCCAAAGAGCTGAATGTAGACATGCCAATCACGCAAAGTGTTTATGAAATGCTTTTTGAAGGCAAGCCGGTCAAGCAAGCCGTCTATGAGCTCATGACGCGCGATCCCAAGTTTGAGCTTAGCTAA
- the plsY gene encoding glycerol-3-phosphate 1-O-acyltransferase PlsY: MLSVITILVVSYLIGSIPTSILVSKFVKGIDIREFGSGNAGGTNVFRVLGWQAGLFVTLFDMLKGVAVVLWVVAYFELNQLDQMPDINRVALQLLAGISAMIGHVYTIFAGFKGGKGVSTAAGIMIGIAPVTMLIVLGVFFTVMLSSRYVSLSSMIAALSFPVTIAIRKYIFELGNGLDYYVNIFGTSHHIHDSLDYHLMIFGALVALTIVYTHRANIQRLRLGTENRVNLFSKKEK; this comes from the coding sequence ATGCTTTCAGTTATCACTATTCTTGTTGTAAGTTATTTGATAGGGTCGATTCCGACAAGCATTCTTGTTAGCAAATTTGTGAAGGGAATTGACATTCGCGAATTTGGGAGCGGCAATGCCGGCGGCACGAACGTGTTTCGTGTGTTGGGGTGGCAAGCCGGTTTATTTGTCACCCTTTTTGATATGCTCAAAGGCGTAGCCGTTGTTTTGTGGGTTGTCGCCTATTTTGAACTGAATCAATTAGACCAAATGCCTGACATCAATCGCGTTGCGCTTCAATTGCTTGCAGGCATTAGCGCCATGATCGGGCATGTTTATACTATTTTCGCTGGATTTAAAGGAGGCAAAGGCGTTAGCACGGCTGCCGGCATTATGATTGGCATCGCACCGGTTACCATGCTAATCGTTTTGGGCGTTTTCTTCACGGTGATGCTCAGCTCGCGCTACGTGTCGCTTTCTTCCATGATTGCTGCGCTCAGCTTTCCTGTTACCATTGCGATTCGCAAGTATATTTTTGAGCTTGGCAACGGGTTAGACTATTATGTCAATATTTTCGGCACAAGCCATCACATTCACGACAGCCTCGATTATCATCTCATGATTTTCGGAGCACTTGTCGCCTTGACGATTGTCTACACCCACCGCGCAAATATTCAGCGATTGCGACTCGGGACGGAAAATCGCGTGAATTTATTTAGCAAAAAAGAAAAGTAA
- the rsmI gene encoding 16S rRNA (cytidine(1402)-2'-O)-methyltransferase translates to MTSSTTTTLEPALYIVATPIGNLEDMTFRAVTTLRAADCIACEDTRQTRKLLQHFAIDSKTLLSYHNFNERTASAKILEFLQSGKSVALVSDAGTPVISDPGFFLVRAARDAGFRVVPIPGASALAAAVSVSPLPVNRFYFEGFLPQKKGRQTRLQYLAELESSVVLYESPHRILKLLDELSAHFGDRQIMLAREMTKIYEEFLLGTIAEAKANLQERKIQGEFVVIVEGKNAKSKNETYENQDENY, encoded by the coding sequence TTGACAAGTTCAACAACAACGACACTCGAACCTGCACTTTATATTGTGGCTACGCCTATCGGCAATTTGGAAGACATGACGTTTCGCGCAGTGACAACCTTGCGAGCCGCCGACTGCATCGCTTGCGAAGACACGCGCCAAACGCGCAAATTGCTCCAACATTTTGCCATCGATTCGAAAACACTTCTCAGCTACCATAATTTCAACGAACGCACGGCTTCCGCCAAAATTCTGGAATTTTTGCAATCGGGAAAAAGCGTGGCGCTCGTGAGCGATGCCGGCACGCCCGTTATTTCCGACCCGGGATTTTTTTTGGTTCGCGCAGCTCGCGACGCAGGGTTTCGGGTTGTTCCCATTCCAGGCGCAAGTGCGCTGGCAGCGGCAGTTTCGGTTTCGCCTTTGCCGGTAAATCGTTTTTATTTTGAAGGATTTTTGCCCCAAAAAAAAGGCCGCCAAACGCGCTTGCAATATCTTGCGGAACTTGAATCGAGTGTTGTGCTCTACGAATCGCCTCATCGTATCTTGAAATTGTTGGATGAACTTTCAGCTCATTTTGGCGATCGGCAAATCATGCTTGCACGCGAGATGACAAAAATCTACGAGGAGTTTCTTTTGGGAACGATTGCTGAGGCGAAAGCAAATTTGCAGGAAAGGAAAATTCAAGGCGAGTTTGTCGTGATTGTT
- a CDS encoding phosphatase PAP2 family protein, whose translation MTQTAQAGDKSVGETLGDDATEYYKDMKRIFSSPARFSTTQWLVLGSALGATASAYLVEEDVRAFAQENHTPFLDALMPVGDYYGRMVSSTALSSVIYLGGLTFDDRETRLTGRAAIEAVTFSLAITGVMKVLFGRSRPYTEHGHAQFNWLETQEQFLSFPSGHSTAAFALSSALSVRIDRPWATAGLYSLAAITLLNRMYDDKHWLSDTVMGAAIGTAIGIAVGKMVNKEAEQTGDEKVSGAPLEVPIVSVSF comes from the coding sequence TTGACACAAACGGCACAAGCCGGCGACAAAAGCGTCGGCGAAACGCTCGGCGACGACGCAACAGAATATTACAAAGATATGAAGCGCATTTTTTCCTCTCCCGCGCGCTTCAGCACAACGCAGTGGCTTGTGCTGGGTTCAGCACTTGGCGCAACGGCTTCGGCGTATTTGGTTGAAGAAGATGTTCGCGCGTTCGCTCAGGAAAACCACACGCCGTTTTTAGACGCGTTGATGCCCGTTGGCGATTACTATGGCCGAATGGTGAGCAGCACTGCGCTCAGTTCCGTGATTTACCTTGGTGGGTTGACGTTTGACGATCGCGAAACGCGCCTGACTGGACGCGCTGCCATCGAAGCCGTAACCTTCTCGCTGGCGATTACCGGCGTGATGAAAGTGCTCTTTGGCCGCAGCCGACCTTACACGGAGCATGGCCACGCACAATTCAATTGGCTTGAGACGCAAGAACAATTTCTGTCGTTTCCCTCAGGACATTCCACCGCAGCTTTTGCGCTCTCTTCGGCGCTCAGCGTGCGCATCGACCGGCCTTGGGCAACCGCCGGCCTTTACAGCCTTGCTGCGATCACGCTGCTAAACCGCATGTATGACGATAAACATTGGCTTTCAGACACCGTTATGGGCGCTGCGATTGGCACGGCTATTGGCATCGCCGTTGGGAAAATGGTCAACAAAGAAGCGGAGCAAACCGGCGACGAAAAAGTCTCGGGTGCTCCGCTTGAAGTTCCGATTGTTTCGGTTTCTTTTTGA
- the porQ gene encoding type IX secretion system protein PorQ, whose amino-acid sequence MRKIFTVLCGLLLLATPLFAQDKVYDFLNLERSAKVAALGGNSVSFIGDLNAFFQNPAVLNSNTNRRGAFSFQKHLMDINSGFAVYGRSIESIGDFAAGVSYVNYGSFDETDELGNIIGSFAAQDLALQIGYAFDLEEYDYGYLRAGISLKYIYSNIADYTSSALALDAGIVLVIPESDVEIGFALTNYGWQLAKYDAASEDLPTDMRLALTTRPEGLPLALTIGLVQLNNDFSLTEKVKNFTIGGEFSFGEFVRFRLGFNNALRNDVKSGENAGMVGASAGLGILYRDFHFDYSYSSWGSIGALHQFSISTTL is encoded by the coding sequence ATGCGCAAGATTTTTACCGTGCTCTGTGGATTGCTTTTGCTGGCAACGCCACTTTTTGCTCAAGATAAAGTTTATGATTTTCTAAATTTAGAAAGAAGTGCCAAAGTTGCAGCGCTGGGCGGAAACAGCGTTTCGTTTATCGGCGACTTAAACGCATTTTTTCAAAATCCAGCTGTTTTGAACAGCAACACCAATCGGCGTGGGGCATTTAGTTTTCAAAAGCATTTGATGGATATCAATTCCGGTTTTGCCGTCTACGGACGCTCCATTGAATCGATTGGCGATTTTGCCGCAGGCGTTTCTTATGTAAACTACGGCAGCTTCGACGAAACCGATGAGCTTGGCAATATTATCGGATCATTTGCCGCGCAAGATTTGGCGTTGCAGATTGGCTATGCGTTTGATTTGGAGGAGTATGATTACGGCTACTTGCGCGCCGGCATTTCGTTAAAGTATATTTATTCCAACATTGCGGACTACACGTCTTCGGCGTTGGCGTTAGACGCAGGCATCGTTTTAGTCATTCCCGAGAGCGATGTTGAAATTGGCTTTGCCTTGACAAACTACGGCTGGCAACTTGCAAAATATGACGCAGCATCAGAGGATTTGCCTACCGATATGCGCCTTGCCTTGACAACACGCCCGGAAGGCCTGCCGCTGGCACTTACAATCGGCCTTGTCCAACTCAACAACGATTTCAGCTTGACGGAAAAAGTGAAAAATTTCACCATTGGCGGCGAATTTTCTTTTGGGGAATTTGTTAGGTTTCGGTTAGGATTTAATAATGCCCTTCGCAACGATGTCAAAAGCGGAGAGAACGCCGGCATGGTGGGCGCATCTGCGGGCTTAGGAATCTTGTATCGCGATTTTCACTTTGATTATTCCTACTCTTCATGGGGCTCGATTGGCGCGCTGCATCAATTCTCTATTTCCACAACATTGTAG
- the hemL gene encoding glutamate-1-semialdehyde 2,1-aminomutase → MKTSAALFERAKKVIPGGVNSPVRAFNSVGGTPVFVTKGEGARMIDVDGNSYIDYVGSWGPFILGHSHPRVIEAIERTMKAHGTSFGAPTELEIELAELIIKVVPSVEMVRMVNSGTEATMSAIRLARGYTKREKIIKFEGCYHGHGDSFLIKAGSGALTLGAPSSPGVTEGTAKDTLNATYNDIESVRALVDSNKGNVAAIIIEAVGGNMGVVPSKKEFLVALRELCDKEGIVLIFDEVMTGFRVALGGAQEVYGITPDLTTMGKIIGGGLPVGAYGGKKEIMEHVSPVGTVYQAGTLSGNPLAMSAGLATIKILAEENPYPELEKKAVIIEEGFKSNLEKLGLNLCQTRVGSMSCLFFTDKEVVDFETANSSDTAKFATYFNSMLESGIYLACSQFEAMFISTMHTEEDLQKTIEANYNALKLAYGK, encoded by the coding sequence TTGAAAACTTCAGCAGCGCTCTTTGAAAGAGCAAAGAAAGTAATTCCTGGTGGTGTCAACTCCCCGGTTCGCGCATTCAATTCTGTGGGCGGCACACCTGTTTTCGTTACCAAAGGCGAAGGCGCCAGAATGATCGACGTAGACGGCAATAGCTACATTGATTATGTCGGTTCATGGGGGCCTTTCATTTTAGGCCATTCACATCCACGCGTTATTGAAGCTATCGAGCGCACCATGAAAGCGCACGGTACAAGCTTCGGCGCACCAACCGAATTGGAAATCGAGCTTGCTGAGCTGATCATAAAAGTTGTTCCTTCCGTTGAAATGGTTCGCATGGTAAATAGCGGAACAGAAGCCACCATGTCGGCGATTCGTTTGGCTCGTGGCTACACCAAGCGTGAAAAAATCATCAAATTTGAAGGCTGCTATCACGGTCATGGCGATAGCTTCCTCATCAAAGCCGGTTCTGGTGCATTGACACTTGGCGCGCCAAGCAGCCCTGGCGTGACCGAAGGCACCGCAAAAGATACGCTCAATGCCACTTACAACGACATCGAATCCGTTCGCGCTCTTGTTGACAGCAACAAAGGCAACGTCGCGGCGATTATCATCGAGGCTGTCGGCGGCAACATGGGTGTGGTGCCTTCCAAGAAAGAGTTCTTGGTTGCACTTCGCGAGCTTTGCGACAAAGAAGGCATTGTGTTGATTTTCGACGAAGTCATGACTGGCTTCCGCGTGGCACTCGGCGGTGCACAGGAAGTTTATGGCATTACACCGGATCTTACCACTATGGGTAAAATCATCGGCGGTGGTCTTCCAGTGGGTGCTTACGGCGGCAAGAAAGAAATCATGGAGCATGTTTCTCCGGTCGGCACGGTTTATCAGGCTGGCACGCTTTCCGGCAACCCGCTTGCCATGAGCGCCGGTTTGGCAACCATCAAGATTTTGGCTGAGGAAAATCCATATCCTGAACTTGAGAAAAAAGCCGTGATAATTGAAGAAGGCTTCAAGAGCAACCTTGAAAAACTTGGCCTCAACCTTTGCCAAACCCGCGTGGGTTCAATGTCTTGCCTCTTCTTCACCGACAAAGAAGTGGTTGATTTTGAAACTGCGAATAGCTCCGACACGGCGAAGTTTGCCACATACTTCAACTCGATGCTTGAAAGCGGCATTTATCTTGCTTGCTCTCAGTTCGAAGCCATGTTCATCTCAACGATGCACACGGAAGAAGATCTTCAGAAGACCATCGAGGCGAACTACAACGCGCTTAAATTGGCTTACGGCAAGTAA